The window TTATGCAACTAGTATCGTTGTTATTAATGACAACCAAATCATTTCATGGGATCGTGGTTTTGACAAAGATGGAAATCAAGTTTGGGGAGCAGAAAAAGGCGGTTACATTTTTATGAAAGGTTCATTGAGAGATCTAGATTTTGGAGATATCAATTTAGATTAATTTTTACAAAATAGATGAAATAGAAAAAGGAGCTTTGAAGCTCCTTTTTCTATTTGTTCCCTGTATCAAAATCACATCAGTTCTTAGGCAAAAACACCTCAGCCATCATACATCTTACAGAGCCGCCACCTAAGGTTTCTATCGTAGAAATAGATGGATGGATGATCTCGTTGTATTTCTCAAGCTTAGTTATTTGATCTGGATGCAAAGAATTATAGGCTTGGTCACTCATTACTAGTAAACGATCGCCATTTGAATTATGAACTTGCATCATATTTCCAGCAAATGAGTTGACTTGAGCTTCGGTAATAGTAATCACCTCTTTACCATCTTCCTTTAGATGTTTTAGAACGTTTTTACGCTCCTTTTTGTCATCGATACAGTCCAGACAGATTACAGCATAATTCTCGCCTAGAGCCATCATAACGTTTGTATGATAAATAGGTAATCGCTTCTCTTCTACTGTTTGATATGCGGTAAAAATTACTGGTGTAAACTCAAAGTCTTCACAAAACTCGATCATGAGTTCTTCATCTGCGCGTGGTGAAATACTGCAATAAGCCTTTTTGTTCACACGATCAAGAAGTAAACTACCTGTTCCTTCTAAGAAAAAACCTTCATCTTCGGCACTTGTATAATCTACTATATTTTCAATTTTAAAACCTTCTTCTTCGATTCTATTGAGTACTTCTGGTCTTCTTTCTAAACGCCTGTTTTCGGCAAACATTGGATATAATGCCACATCACCATTTTGGTGCGTAGAAATCCAGTTGTTTGGGAAAATAGAATCTGGTGTATCATTTTTATCATCATCAGATATGATAATAACATTGATGCCTTTTTGTTGTAACGCTTTCGCGAAAGCGTCAAACTCATCTTGCGCTTTTTGATTTTGATCTAAGATCTTAACGCCATCGTCTTGATAATAATTATTAACAGCAGTTTGCTCGTTCAAACGGAACTGAGTAGGACGCACCATAAAAACGGTATCGGTAATTTGTTTCATTTAATCTCTAATTAAGGGAAGTGTAGAACATCTAAGAAGGCCTTCTTGCTTAGAAATTTCAGCATAAGGAACTTCTTCTACGGTAATTCCTTGACCACGCAGCCAAGTGTTTAATCTGGTAAAATTCTTTTCTGAAATTACTACATCTGGTGCAATAGAAAAGATGTTAGAATTCATAGCATACATCTCTTCCTGTGTAATCTCAAAACAGTTTTCCTTTCCAAAAAAGTCTACCAAATACTGGTACTCTTCTTCTTGTAAGAAACCATTTTTATGAATAATGCATTTATTCTTTCCTACGGGCTGGAAACAGCAATCCAAGTGTAGCGCATTGTTATAAGGATCTAGGTTGTCTTTTCTCAAATTAAAAGAAACGACTTTTTTATTGGGAAAGGTTTCTTTTAACCAGTCTATGGCTTCTACGTTAGTGCGCGCAATGATATAATCTGCATAATCTTCACCTCTATAAGTTCCTACAAAAATATAGTCGCCATGAAGCATCACATCGCCACCTTCAATATGAACTTCTTCTGGTGGACGAATTACTTGATCAGGATTTATTTGATCAATCACGTATTGAATTGCCTCTATCTCCTCTTCTCTATCTGGAAGGATATTTGCCTTTACAAAAGTATTATCAATTACAAAGCCTATGTCTCTAGCAAAAATCTGGTTGCAATCTTCTATGTGTTTGGGACGATATACTTTTACATTATATTTCTCTAGAACTGCATTTACTGCAGCCATTTCTTCCATCATGTCCTCATTTGTAGGGTATTCTCCTGCCAGGATGTATTTGCGAGATTTTGGATCATAAGCATCTTCTACAGCTGGAACCGGACCATTACTAGCTGCTGTACCTAAAATGACCGCACGTAATCGCGAGGTCTCGTCACTTACGTTAAGATTAAGTCTATTCATATTGCGAATTTAGGAATTAAGACCATCAAATTATACAAAAAAATCAATGGTTTGAGATACAAAATAATATTGTTTTTAATGGCTTTAAGTAATTGTCAGTCTCAGTTAAGAAGTGATAAAATTCTTCTATTGCAGAGAATAACTGCCATTTAAGTTGAATTTGTAAACATTAATACAAATTAAAGTTAGCTACATTGTAAAGTTGTTAAGAGCTATGTGATTTTATAAATGAATTTTATACTCCAGGATCAATTCAAAATAACTTTTAATGACTTGAAACATCAAATATCTTATGAACAATACTCACTTCACGGATAATCTTTTGAAAATAAATAAGATATAAGTAGGAAAATTATGATCCCTAGCAAATTTTAATTAATTTTAAAACAAATAATAACCAACTATGTCTCTCAAACTACAAATTACATTTTCTTTTTTTTCTCTCACTATGTACTAGATATTACTGCAAATGAAATCCAACTAGATATCAGTGCGTATACTAATGGTTTTATACCATTGCCTTAGTTTGCGACGGTGTTATTATAGATGCATCTACCTTATTAAAACAATAAATTAATTAAATCAACACTATTATGAAAAATTGCATCTTTTTACTTAGCTTGTTTCTATTCATATCGTGTAACAATGACGATGATGTTTCAGAACCTGAAATCCAAACTGGGCCTATAAGTTTTGTTGAGATTGGAAGAGGTAAATTGAATGGTTTCGGATCAGAAGGTATTTTAAAATCTAATCTTATAATTGATAATTCAACCGATTGGATAAACCTAATAAATCAAATGGATTCTGATGTTATTATTAGCCGTTTAACAGAAACTAATATCGATTTCAATAATTATACGGTTATCGCAGTGTTTGATGATGTATTTACCGAAGTTTATTTTATTGAAATAACAAGTATGATCGAAAATCAAAATGATATTACAGTAACTACTGTATTAGATGGCGGTGGTTTTACAGCGGTGTCACAACCTTTCCACATCGTTAAAATCCCAAAAACTACCAAGCCTTTTGTGTTTTTGTAATACCTGAAAAACTCGCTTATGAAAAATTACCTCTTTTTACTTAGCTTATTTCTATTCATCTCTTGTAATAATGACGATGATGTTTCAGAGCCTGTAATTCAAACTGGACCTATTGCTTTTACAACTATTTCACAAGAAGTTTTAAGCGGCGACGAAGGAGTTGTCCAATCTAACTTAGTAATTAATAATGCATCTGATTGGATCGCCTTAATGAATCAGATGGATTCCCCAAATATTATAAGTCGATTTACCGAAACTAACATAGATTTTAATAATTATACTGTAGTAGCAATGTTTTTAGATGTAAGAGGTAATGTGTGGAGCATTACTATTACTGATATCATGGAAAATCAAAACGATATAACAGTTTCTTCAGAAGAGTTTGGTGGTTATTTTTTACAAGAATCTCAAGGTTTCCACATCGTGAAAATCCCAAAAACCAACAAACCTTTTGTGTTTTTGTAATAATTGAACATCTTGTTTATGAAAAATTACCTCTTTTTACTTAGCTTGTTTCTATTCATCTCTTGTAACAATGACGATGATGTAAATGAAGAGCCTGCAACTCAAACTGGACCTATTACTTTTACAACTATTTCACAAGAAGTTTTAAGCGGCGACGAAGGAGTTGTCCAATCTAACTTAGTAATTAATAATGCATCTGATTGGATCGCCTTAATGAATCAGATGGATTCCCAAAATATTATAAGTCGATTTACCGAAACTAACATAGATTTTAATAATTATACTGTAGTAGCGATTTTTCTAGACGCAAGACCTTATAGATGGTTTGTAGAAATAACGAGTATAACAGAAAATCTAAATGATATTATTGTTACGTCAGAAGAAAGTGGCGGCAATTTTCCAGCAGTATCTCAAGGTTTCCACATCGTAAAAATCCCAAAAACCACCAACCCTTTTGTGTTTTTGTAATACTTGAAAAACTCGCTTATGAAAAATTACATTTTTATAATTGGTTTATTTCTCATCATCTCTTGCAAGAGTGACGATGATATTTCAGAGCCTGCAATTCAAACTGGACCTATTGCTTTTACAACAATTTCACAAGAAGTTTTAAGCGGCGACGAAGGAGTTGTCCAATCTAACTTAGTAATTAATAATGCATCTGATTGGATCGCCTTAATGAATCAGATGGATTCCCAAAATATTATAAGTCGATTTACCGAAACTAACATAGATTTTAATAATTATACTGTAGTAGCAATGTTTTTAGATGTAAGAGGTAATGTGTGGAGCATTACTATTACTGATATCATGGAAAATCAAAACGATATAACAGTTTCTTCAGAAGAGTTTGGTGGTTATTTTTTACAAGAATCTCAAGGTTTCCATATCGTTAAAATCC is drawn from Nonlabens dokdonensis DSW-6 and contains these coding sequences:
- the ctlX gene encoding citrulline utilization hydrolase CtlX is translated as MKQITDTVFMVRPTQFRLNEQTAVNNYYQDDGVKILDQNQKAQDEFDAFAKALQQKGINVIIISDDDKNDTPDSIFPNNWISTHQNGDVALYPMFAENRRLERRPEVLNRIEEEGFKIENIVDYTSAEDEGFFLEGTGSLLLDRVNKKAYCSISPRADEELMIEFCEDFEFTPVIFTAYQTVEEKRLPIYHTNVMMALGENYAVICLDCIDDKKERKNVLKHLKEDGKEVITITEAQVNSFAGNMMQVHNSNGDRLLVMSDQAYNSLHPDQITKLEKYNEIIHPSISTIETLGGGSVRCMMAEVFLPKN
- a CDS encoding dimethylarginine dimethylaminohydrolase family protein, whose amino-acid sequence is MNRLNLNVSDETSRLRAVILGTAASNGPVPAVEDAYDPKSRKYILAGEYPTNEDMMEEMAAVNAVLEKYNVKVYRPKHIEDCNQIFARDIGFVIDNTFVKANILPDREEEIEAIQYVIDQINPDQVIRPPEEVHIEGGDVMLHGDYIFVGTYRGEDYADYIIARTNVEAIDWLKETFPNKKVVSFNLRKDNLDPYNNALHLDCCFQPVGKNKCIIHKNGFLQEEEYQYLVDFFGKENCFEITQEEMYAMNSNIFSIAPDVVISEKNFTRLNTWLRGQGITVEEVPYAEISKQEGLLRCSTLPLIRD